A region of the Magnetospirillum sp. WYHS-4 genome:
CATCCAGCCATGCGGTGATCGCCTCTTCCGATGCGCCCAGGGCCCGGAGGGACGCGGCCGTATCGTCTTCGTCCGGCCCCTTGTCGTCGCCCCCCGCCCAGAGGCGGGCGGCCTCGATCAGTTTCCCCTGGCGATCCCGCCGATGGCCGCGCCGTAGGCCAGGGCCAGCGCGCGCCGGACATAGGGGATTTCGAGCAGCCGGGCGACGTTGTCCGGGGTAAAGGCCATGTCGCGGATTTCGCCCCCGGCGGCTTCTTCCATCAAGCCGGTCCAGCCGCGCAGGACATCCCGGACGAGGCTCTTGTCGTCGGCGGCGGCATCGAGCGCGCCCTGATCCACGGCGACAAATCGCGCCGTGAAGGTGGCGGGCTTTCCGCCCGGCACGTTGACGGCGACCTCGACCTCGAACTCGAATTCCTTGCGCAGCACGAAGGCAGTCATGGGGGCGATCCTTACTTGACGGTGATGGAGATTTCGTCGTCGCCGGCGTCCGACGGCACCAGGGCCAGGTCCATGCCCAGCATCTGGACGCCGTCGCTGTCGGCGTATTTCGGGTTCAACACCTGGACGTTGCCGGCGTCGATCTGCACGATGTTGCCGGCGGTGGTGCCGTGGATCAGTTGCAGGGCGCCCAGGGTGGCCGCCTTGGCGGTGGTGAAATAATTCTTCGCCGCGACGCCGGGATCCTCGATCTGGATGCGCCCGGTGGGCTTCCGGTCGGTGATCTCCACGCTTTCGGCGCCGACCAGGGCGCGGAAGACCACCTGGTTGGCCAGGTCGATGGAGATCGTCTCCATGGGCGAGGCGATGCCGTGCAGCGTGATGGTCGGGGTGTGCGCCTTCGAGCCCGGCACCGGCGCCTTGAAGGCCGTGGTATCGGCGGCAGGAAGGGCCCCGGCGACGGGATCGGACCAGATGCCCCGGCCGGTGAACGACAGCATGGGGATCTGCTTGGCCGTCAGGTCCATGGACACCGACCCGCGCCAGCCCAGCAGCTTGTGCAGGTTGCCGTCCTTGTAGATATAGAGCGTCACGCTCTCGATCCCCTCGGACACGGGGTCGTAGACCACCTCGGTAGCCGGCGTGACGGTTTCGGCGAAGGCACAGGCGCGCAGCAGCACGCCGTAGGCCGGGGCGGTGCCGGCGGCGCCGGCTCCCGCCATCTCCACCTTGAAGGTGCAGGAGACGTGGGCGCCCACCGGGATCTGCTGGTCGTTGCCGAAATGGGGCCGGACCAGGTTCCGCGAGACGTTCTCGCCTTCCAGCGGGACGATCTCCAGACCGGTCACCAGCATGGCGTTGGCGGCGCCCGTGGGGCCGGCATCGGTCCCGTAGGTGGTTTCGATCTTGGCCAGCAGGGCCTGCTTGCGAGTGCGCAGCGACATGGTCGGTTACTCCTTCTTCTTGCTGACCTTCGGGGTCGGCGCGGCCTCGGGCTCGACTTCCGCCTTCGGGGGCATGCCGGTGCGTTCGACCAGTTCCAGGCTCCCGTCCGGTTTCCTCACGTAGCTTCCGCCTTCCCGCATGCGTGCCTCCTACTCGGATCGGATCAAGGTTTCGGTGACGTATTGATCCAACCACCAGACCGTTCCGGCCTTCAGGTCGATCAGTCTGCCGCCCCGGTACTCGATGGGTTCGCGGCCGGACGGCGCCCAGCCCAGCACGGCGGCCCGCACGGCATCCCTGGTGGCGCCGAGGGCGTCCACCCCCTTCGCTCCGGTCTTGTCGTTGGGCGCCTTGACGGCGATCACGATGGCGAATTGTTCGGTGACCATCTGGGAGACGATGGTGGCCATGCCGCTGGGCTTGGCGCTGTCGCCCACCGGGATTACCCAGGCGCAGGGGGCCTGGGGCGCCCCGTCCAGGGCGGCCAGGTCGAGGGCGCCCTCGACGGCCCGCAGCACGTCGCGGCCGACTTCCTGCTTCAATCTGGCGACGATGCCCCCGATCATGCCATGGCCCTTTCGATATGGTCGCGCACGATGACGGCGATTTCGGCTTTGTCGTCGGCATCGAGTCCCAGGAAGGGACGGGCCGGGATGGTCACCGAATTGCGCAGCACCTTGCCGGCGCCCGACCCGAACGCCAGGGCCTTGCCCTTCTTGGCCCGGATGGTGCCGCCGAACTGGTGGATCGCCCCGTAGATGACGTTGGTGCCCACATCCACGGAATCGGCATGGGCAAGGTGGGTGACGGACTGCATCAACCGGCCGCTGTCCACCAGGGTCTGGCCGCCGCCCTTGGATTCCTCGACCCGCCGCGACGGCTTCCAGGGCTTGCCGTCCGGCCCCCGGCCCAGCTCGAAGCGGCGCTGGATCGCGGCGACCAGGTGGCCGCCGATGTCGTCCATGGCCGGGGTCAGGTCCTCGGCGGCCGCGATCACCCGGTCGAGCACCTTGGCGGCGCCAGCATCCTGGATGTCGATGGACAGGGTGATGCCGGTCATCGGTAGTCCGCCATCGCATCGCCACCGAAGGCCAAGTTGGGCGCCACGGCCCGCACCGCCCCCGTGGTGCCGCCGGCAGGCTCCTCGCCGCCGGCCTGCAGCGTCATCCGGCCTGCCGAAATATCCTTGAGCAGCCGGATGGCGTCGTCGTAGCGGGCCTTGGGCTCGCCCTCGGCGCTGTCGGTATGCAAGCGGTACCGCGCGATATCGCCGCATAGGGTAACCAGCAGAGAGGGCACGGAGGCCAGCGGCAGGGCGTAGCGCCCGGCCAGGTAACCGTTGATCAGCTGGGAGGCATCGTCCAGCGCCTTGGCCGCCACCGTCGCATCGACCGCCCCGGCCGGCGGATCGGCCCGGTCGGTCAAGGCGATCAGTTCGGCTTCGCCGAACCGGTCGGTCAGATCCTGGACGGTCGCGTAGGCCATCTAGTCGGGCTCCTGTTCGGGCGGTTGGGAGGTCGGTGGCGTACTTGGCGCTTGCCGGATGGGGGATTTCCTCAGCCTCACATCCCCCGCGCTGACCGATCCGCCTCCCCTCTCCGCCAGGTATTACTTCGCCTTCTTCTTCTTCAGCTTGGGTTCCGGGTCGGAGTGCAAATTTGCACCCTCGCTCGGCGGGGGCTCGGCATCCGGGGACGGGCCGGGGATGGCTTCCAGCCGGCCGGCCCGGACATGCTCCAGGGCGGCGGTTTCTTCCACTTCGACCTCCGCCCCCGGCTTCCGGAGGCGGCCGTCGTAGTGGACCGCTGACAGCACGCGATATCGAGCCATGGCGCCGTCCCCTTATTCGTCGACGACGGTCTGGATCAGGAACCCGGCGTCGGCGCCGACCATTTCGGCCGACCATTCGTCGGTGTAGGGATAGATCCAGGACTTGGCGTTGTTGTCGTAGTAGGTCTGTTCGACCACCGGCATGCCGTTCAGGCGATAGGTATAACCGAAGGACGGCACCATCCAGTTCGACTCGCCGGCGGGCGGAACCCAGGCCAACACCGCGTCGCGGCCCCAGACCTCCACGAAGATCCCGGCCACGGGGTCCCAGTAGACCATCTTGCCGACCACCACCCGGTCGACACCGAAGTACTTGGCCAGCATCGCTTCCGTCAACGAATCGGACGAGGTGTACTTGAGCTTTTCCAGCAGCTTCGGGTGATCGTCCAGGGCGTCGAAGACCTTGGGTCCCAACACCATGGTGTTGGGATCGCGCCCGGCGGACAGCCGGATCGCGGCCTTGCCGGCCTTCACGATGGCCTTGGGGTCGGAATCCGGATCGTTCCACCGGCTGGTGCCGGCCAGCGCGACCTTGTGGTTGGCATCGTAGTTGGCGGCGTCGCGGGCCTTGGTGGCCTGGTCGACCTCCTGTTCCAGGCTGATCGAACCCTGGACCACCCGCACGGCCGATCCGGCCATGTCGATGCCGGGGGCTTCCTCGAGATGTTCGCGCGGAACCTGGCCCTCCAGCGAAGACTGTTCGAGCGAGAACTTCTCGCCTTCGTAGCCGAAGTTGACCCGCTTGGTCGCGGCGCCGGGGGCGCGCTTGGAGTTGTAGAGCTGGAAGGATTCCTTGCCGAACTCCAGGCGCTTGCCGGCCCGCTTGGGCACGCCCGTGTAGGGGAACAGGTAGATACCGGCCGCTTGGCCGTTGGTGTAGCCGCGTGCCTGCGTGGTCAGGATTGGATCGACGACGCGGACTTGCTCAAGGTTGGGCATGGTGGACTCCCTCGGTTAGCGGCGCAGCAGGACTTCGATGCGCTGGCCCGGCCCGGCGGCCGCCTGCAAGGCATCGGCGAAGATGAATTCGGGCAGGTCGGCGCCTTCCAGCACCGCCGCTCCGTTGGCGGCACCGGAAGTCACGGGGGTGGCGCCGGCCGCGACGGCCAGGGCCCCGGTGGATGGCATGGCCCGGCCCTGGTTGTCGCAGATCAGGCTGTCGCCGACGGCGATCTGCGCCCCGGACTCGACGATGGCCGTGCCGATGACGGTCACGGCCAGCAGCTTGCCGGCCTCCGCGTCGGCACGGGCCACGCCCAAAATCTTGTCGCCCTGGGCGGACACCTGGGCGCCGCCGAAGGTGACGCACCGCCCTTCGGCGATGGCACCGGCGGCACGGACGGTATTGGAAAGAAGGTCGCGAGCCTGGGTCATGTCGAATTCCTCACTTGCCGGAGACGGCCTTGACGGCCGTCATGTAGTCGCATCCGTTGGCCTTGGCGAAGGCCACGGCGCGGGCATGGCGTTCCAGATCCTCCGGCGCAACGGTAAAGCCGTCCGGGGCGGCAAAGGCGACAGTGCCCGATCCGGCCCCATCCACGTCCTTCCCCTGCTCGCCCAACGGCACGACGCCCTTGGGCAGCACGGCCATCAGCAGGTCCTTCAAGGCCTGGTCGGGCGCTTTGGCGTCGCCGTCGCCCAACTGGACGGTAGCGGCATCGCCCTTGCCCAGGGTGGTCAGGATTTCGACCACCTGTCCCTTGGCGCCGGGTGCCAGGCGGTTGCCGACGACCAAACTGTCGGCGAAGGCCTCGGCATCGGCGCGGGCGGTGCGTTCGGCGAAGGCAGCCTGGGCGGCCGCAAGCTTCGCCTCGCGTTCGGCCAGCTCGGCCGAACGCTTCTTGTCTTCCTCGGACTCGGCCATCGGGCCATCCTCCTGTTGCTGGTGAGTCTCTTGGGGGTCGGAAAGGGCGGCCTGCGGATAGGCCTGGGCCTCCATCCGCGCCGCGCCCTCGGCGATCATGTCCAGGTCCCAGCCGTCCATGATCCTGTCGGCGGTTTCCTGGCCTTGGTTTTCGATCAGCCAATCCTTGATGCGCCGCAAGATGCGCCCGATGCGCTTCAGGCCGTAGGCGGTCTCGCCGGCATCGGCTTCGGCCAATTCGACGGTGAACACGCCGGCTTCACTTTCGGCCAGTTCCAGGGGCTTCAGGCCCTTCACGGCCGGCGCCATGGCGCCCAGGATGCCGACGTGCCGCAGATAGGGCTTGCCGGGGGTGGGATTGTTGGGGGCGTCGGCCAGGTAGACGGCGGCGGATACGTGGCGGTACCTGCCCGCCCGCACGGCGGCGGCCACGTCTGGTTCGACCCATTCCGGATCGACGGTCAGGACGCCGTCGGCCAGGCGGACCGATCCGACCCATCCGACGGCCGGATCGTCATGCCTGGGGTGCCCCAGACAAAGGGGGGCCTTGTGCTTCAAGGGGTCATAGGCACCCTCCATCGCCGCGAGATCGGCGGCCGTGAAAGTGACGGTGTTGCCGCCCATGCCGGTGTAGGTGCCCGGCCTCAGGATTTGTATGGATCTGCCCGCCGTCATCGTGCCACCCGATAAAAGGGGCGCGCCGCCCCGCTCGAAGGGCAGAATGGGGGACCGGGACCCCTTATATAAGGTGAAGGGCTTCACCCGGCGGGAATGGGAAGACAAGGATCAGGACTCCACCGAGCGGCGGGCGAGTCAAGGGGGCACCGCCGTCGCCGCCCCCATACCGCGCGCGCAAGGCGTCCAGGGTCGCCGCTAACGCGGGCGCTAACGCCGGAATCGGGACGGGAGCCCCTAGGGGTGCAGGGAGGACCTTCCGGCGCTGTACGGGCGATTTTTCCCGACCCCTGGAATCCGGGCCGGCGGGGTGCTATGATGATGCTACCGAAGGCACCGGTCGGGAGCGGCTCCGACAACCGGCTGTCTGGCGCCCCCGCTGGCCGACTCGGCGAGGGGCCCCCATCCCCCCATGCTTATCGCCCGAACAGCAGCTGCCCCCGGCGCTGTTTGTCGATCTGCGCCGCCCGGTCGGACGGCACGAAGGTCCATCCCTCGAACATGCCGTCGCGGACCTCGGCCACCAGGACGAGCTTGCCGCGATCCAGGCCGTCGATGATTTTGAGGATGCGCCGGCGCAGCACTACCTTGCCGGTGCCTTTGTGCTGCTCGAAAGACAGCCAGACCTCGAAAGGGTCTTCCAACAATTCGGGGAGGAAGGGGACGAAGGGGGCACGAGGCAGGGCGATATGCCCGCCAAAGGTTTCCGCGTTGACCAACACTCGCCCGCCGTCCGGCTGAACGAAGATCCTTTCCGCGCCGCCGATGGCCCGTTCCACCGCCGCCGCCATGGCTTCGGCGTCCGCCGCCGGCGGGCCCAGCCTGGCCTTGGGCTTGTCCAAGGGGACAAGCTTCGGCCGCCCGGCCGACTGCCAATCGCCGGGCGTCAGGCTTTCCCAGGCCTCCGCCCCGGACTTCCGCCAGCCGTCCATGGCCTGCTCGGACAGCTGGTTGCCCCAGGCGGCGCGGCCGGGGTTGTAGGCAAAACCCGGATCGATTCCCTTCGGCACACGCACCGTCCGGTGGCCTTCCGGCGTGGCGATCCCCTTGGCTTCCCATTCGATATCGGGGGAGCGGCTTTCGGTATAGCCCCAACGATCCAGATCCCGGCGGGACAGCTGCTGCACCGTGCAGCGGCAGTACCAACCGTTGGGCGGCGTATGGGTGTCCCAGAACGGATGATCCACCGGCAGGACGGTGCCGTGCAGGGCCCGGTGTTCCGGGCGCGTGCGCCCGTCCAGGATGGCGATGTAGCGCAGGAACGGTCGCGCGGACTTGAGACGCTGGATCTGCGCCCAGCGCCCCGCCGAATGGCCCATGCGGATGTTGGTGTCCAAAATGACGCGAGTGCGCCAGTCCCGGCCACCCTTGTATTGCCACCCGTGGGTCGCGACGATCCGGTCGAAATCCTTGCGGAACTCGGCCAGGGTGGTGCCCTGTTCAATGGCCTTGCCCACCGCCGCTTGCAGGTCGGCCAGCAGGGCATCCTTCATGGCGCCCGCCACCACGAAGGCGCGGGCGTGCATGCCCTCCCACAAATCCGTCCAGGCCCGCGTAGGCAGGCGTACCTTGCCCCGGTGGTAGTCGATGGCCTCCCGGAAGGGGACCGGCTCAGCCTTGAGGGTCGGGGCCATCCAGGGCCTCCGCGCGGCCTTGCAGATCGGCCAGGGTCATCACCGCGCCCAGGACCTCCGCCGCCTTGTCCACGCCGGCGGTGGCCGCTACCTGGGCCAGGCGTTCGCGGAAATCCTCAAGGGATCCGGCGGCGGCCAGTTCGGCCTCGGCCGCCGCGATCCAGGCGGCGATCTCCGGGGCCAGCGCCCCGGCGGCTTGGCCGGCCAGATCGTCCAGGGCGTCCCGGCCGGCGCCGGTAACAGGATCGGCCAGGGCGACGGTCTTGGTCTCGCGGTTGCCCGGATTCCCCGAATCGGCAGGCTGCCCCTGGCTCCGCTCCCACTTCCCACCGTAGATTTCAACCACGTGTTCGGCGGTGGGGCGCAGGCCGGACATCCGTCCGACGATTTCGTCCCGAGCCGCCCGCGCGTTAAGGTCCTCGGCATCCGGCAGGCGGCGCCAGACGCGGGGCGGCACTGCCCCGGGGAAGTTCCAGGCGGTCAACCAGGCAGCGACCGTAACGTTGAATGACTCGCAGAGCAGGTCGGCATCGCCCCGCACCAGTTCCACCTTCACATCGGCATGGACTCGCGCCTGCGACAGGCTGGAGCCCTCGTCGGTGGTCATGGTCTGGCCCAGGATCACCTTGCTGATCGCCGAGTCCAGGAACTCCATGAACTTGTCGTAGTTGCCGCCCGACGCCCGCATGGCTTCCAGCAAAGATACCTTGGCGGATTCCGGCACCGCCACGGCGGCGTTGCCCCGCACCTTCAGCAGGGCCTCCAGCAGTTCGTCGATCTCCGTCTCGGAGGTGCCCTGCGGGTAGGTGCCCAACACGGTCGGGTCGGACCATTTCTCCAGCGCCAGGCCCCAAAGGCGGGCCGCGTTGCGGCTGAAGTAGTCCAGCCACCACAAAGGCCAGGCCAGGCCGGGGCCGTAGGGGTCGTCGTCGTTGTCGGACGGCGCCCGGAATAGCCACCACTTGGCCGGCGCCAGTTCCTCCCCGTCCGCCTTGCCTTCGGTCTTCAGGCGGCATTCGTGGCCTTTCCACAGGAACCGTTCCGCTTTACGGACCCTGATATCCGCGAGGCGCACCCTGGCGCCATCCATGGCGTAGATGGCCTCGGCCGCGGCGAATCCGAAGAACAGGCCGTGCAGCATCTTGTCGGTGACGGCATCCCATCGCAGCGCCTCCAGCTGCGCCCGCAAGTCATCGGCCGCGGCCTTGTCGGCCGGGCCATCGCCGCCCGGCTCCACGCCCCATTCGACGCTGGTCACCGCCCGGCGCCGCTGGGCGAAGGCCGACGCGATCTGGTGGTGGCGCAGCAACGGCCGCGCCCCTTCGGGCGTCATGGATAGGTGCCCATCGGTCGCCATGCCGCCAGCGAAGGCGGAGACCTTGGCCGCCGCGCCCACCTCCCCCAATACCGGCTTGGCCGGAATGTCCGTCTGGTCAGCTAACATGTCAGTACCTCACCGTCCTGAATCCTTCGCCCGGCACCCCGGCCATGGCGCGGCCGGGATCGCGCCCGGCCGTATCCCGTTCGCCGCCGGTGCGGATGCCGCCGGCCCCTCGGACGAATCCCACGGCCCCCGTCCAGAGCATTTCCAGCGCGTCCGGCCCGTCGTCATGGTCCGCCATCGGAAAGTGGCGCAGCTGGGACATCAGCGTCTGCTGGTGCGGATGCAGCCGGATCAGCCCGTCCTTGACCGGGATCTGGAGCCCCAGGATGCGCAGCACCTTGTCGGTGGTCGGCTGCACGGCAACGGCCGACAGGGGAACGCCCTCGCGGATCGCGCGGCGCATCAGCTCCGTGCGCAGGAACTCCTGGAACTGCACCGTCTCGACGAACCAGGCCAGGCAGCGATGGCGGCGCTGCATCTCGATCACATCGGCGATGATGGTGTCGGGCAGGCGGCGGCGGATCCCCGCCTCGATCACGTCCATCCTGCCGCGCTCCCTGTCGAAGGCGCCCACCAGGATGGCGGAGGGATCGTTGCCCCGGTTGTTCTTGCCCAGGCTGGGATCGAGGGCGCCGAAATAGAGCCAGTCGCCGCTCCGGTCCGTCCAGAACTGGATGGCGGCGAAGGGTGCGTCGTCGGCGTTCAAGGGATCGTTCTGGTATTCGCTGTCGAAGGCCGAATGCCCGACCTTTTCCCGCAGTTCCATCAGCAGCAGAAGGGGCCGCTTGTCCGGCCACGAGACCACCGCTCCCCGTTCCATTTCCGACCGCCATTCGGCATGGAAGGCGCGCGCGGCGGCGGGGCCGTCCACCTTCAGCATGCCGGCCCACTGGTCCCAGATCGCCATGTTGTCCGGCCATTTGACGATGGCTTGAAAGACCTTGGAATCCCACATGGGCTTGGCCTTCTGGCGCATGATGACCGCGTCGTAGTGCAGGACGGTGCCCACCAGGATCACGTCGCACTTGGCGCCGGCCTCGCCCAGGTTGGCGACGCCCTTGTCGAGCCAGGATTCCTGCTTGTCCCGCTGTTCCGGCTTCTTCACGTTCTCGTCGTTTTCCAGATCGTCGCCGATGATCAGGTCGGGGCGCCATGGACCGTGCTTGAAGCCGCGCACCCGCTGGCCGGAGCCGCGCGCCTTCAGCTTCACGTCGCCCTTGGTGACGATCTCGCCTTCCTTCCAGACCCGCCCGGCGCCGGCGGCGTCGGGAAAGTCCATGGCGATCCGGGGATTGACCTCCAGTTCCGCCTTGATCGCCTCGATCAACACGGCGGCCTGGTCGTAGGTGTCGCTGATGTAGAAAATGAAGCGCTTCAGCCGGAATACCATGCACCAGAGCACGAAGATCACCAGGTAGGTGGTCTTGGCCTCGCCGCGGGGGGCGACGATCACCTGGCTGACGCTGTCATCCTGACGCACCAGTTCCGGCAGGCGGTCGATGATCCAGCGCTGGAAGGCGGACGGCTCGACGGGGCGGCCGTCGGCATGGGGGCGGATGTAGTGGGGAAAGTAGGTGCGGGCGAAGAAGCCGAAGTCGGACTCGGCCTTATCCTTGCGGGCCTGGCGGGCGGCCAGGGACGGATCGAGTCCATCCACCCCGGCCTCGATTTGGGCACGGAAGTCGGCGGCGTAGTCGGCCAGGCCTTTCTCGAACTGCCGGACGGTCAACTTACCCATAGCGCTTGGCCACTTCCGCCCCGAAGGGCTCCAGCACCTCGACGAAGGCGGGCCCGTGCTTCGGGTAGTTGTTCCGGATGAAATCGCCCAGCATGCGCAGCACTTCCTGGGCGACGGCCAGGGCGGACAGTTCCGGGGCCGCCTTGCCGGCCGCCGCCATGGTCTTCGAAAATGCGTCCGCCAGCATGGACAAGGCCTGGACCTTGGCCAGCGCCGGCATTTCGCCATCCCCCTTGACCGCGTCCAGCACGCTTTGGTGCAGGTTGATGAAATCCTCGATCAGGGCGCGGACCAGGACCACGGCCGCCTCGCCCGCCATGGCGCCGGCGGCGCGGGCCTTGTCCCAATCGTCGCCGTCGCGCCGGGCCTTGTCCTTCCACTTCCGTGCCGTATCGAAGGGCACCCCGCATTCGGCCGCAGCCGCCGGCAGGGGCAGGCGGCGATGGACATAAGCGGCACGCAGGGCCTGGCGCTTCTCGGGGCCGTGACGGGACATTGCTCAGGGCCCTTTCGCCAGCATGGAGGCGACGCTCATCGCCGCGCTGCCGGGCGACGGTCGTTTGACGCCGGGCACGATGGCTCGGCCCTGGGCGACATCGAGGCCGCGATCCGTCAGGGCGAGGGTGGGGACGGCGGCAACCAGCCCCAGTTGCACGAGTCCCTGCTCGTGTAGCCAGGATGCCTCGACGGCAAGCCCGTCGCGGGTGACCATCAAGCCGAAGGGAGCGAGGGCATCCACGAGCACGGACAGGTTCGCCATATAGCCGGGCGCTTCCGTCAGCGCCCGCAGGATGGCGATCCGCTGGTGCTCACGCAGGGTGGTCCCGAAACTCATTTGCCTTCCCTCACCTTGACTTCGAGCAGCACGCCCACCTGGTTTTCCAGGGATCGCACGGAAGCGACCAGGCCGCTGATCCCGGCGATGGCCTGGGATATTCCGCTCAAGGCCTCGTTGATGCGTTCGTGGATGTCACCCAGGTCGTCGTGGTCCGGATGGTTCTTCAGCCTCTCCTCGATGATGGTAATCCGGGTCTCGGCCGTGGCCCGCGCCTTGCCTTCCTCATCGAGTTCCTTCTTCGTGGCGAAGGTCTTCATAAGGGCCCAGCCCGCGACCAGGAAAGCGACGTTGAAGAGCGTCACGGCGACGGGCCAGTATTTAAGAACATCATCCATCTACGGCCCCTCGTATTCCGCTTGGCATTCGATGCATAGAATGGCGTCGGGACGGGCCCGGAGCCGCTCGACAGGGATCGCCTCGCCGCAGGCGGCGCAGAGGCGCGCCTCGGCCAGCAGCCCGGCACGCACCGCCGGATCGTGGCCGGCCAAGGGCGTGGCCGCCGCCGCCAGCCCTGGCACCCAGGTATCCACCTGGCGGCCCCGGATCAGGGCATCCCGTTCCCGCTGTTCCAAGTCGCCTGCCATGTCGGCTTCGTCAGCCATCGGCGGCGGCCTTGTCCAGGGCCTCGATATAGCGATCGACGTAATGGTCCAGGACGCCCCGGCCGGGGCGATAATCCAGGGACCGCAGCATCCATTCGGAGCCGGCCCCAAGTCCCCAGTGGATGCCGCCGTCGCCGTCGATGTAGACGGCCTCGCGGTCGTGACACCAGCCGGTCAGTGCCGGGGGCACCAGAGGCACCATGTCGCAGCGGTTGACCACCCGGTAATGCCGGGTGCTGCTGTGGCGGCGGAAGGCCGCCGCGCCCTCGGCGTTCAGGCAGCGCGGCGCCCCGAAGGTGGCGATGGCGCGGAAGATCCAGGGCCACAGGGCCGCGGCCAGAACCGTCTCCGCCCCGCCCTTGGAATGCCCGCAGCCGTAGACCGGCCCCAGTCGGTAGGCGGCGTCCAGCAGGCGGCCCAGACGTGTGGCCACCGCATCCACGCCGCGCTGGAACCCGGCATGGACCTTGACCTTGTGGCTCTCGCCATCCCCCTCGATCAAGCCCATGGACAGGCTCTCGCGCCGCACGTCCAGGTCGGCGACGATGTCGGCCGGCTCCTGCCGGGGCTCGGTCCCCCGGAAAGCGACGACGGTGAAGGTGCACCCCTCGCTTTCCCCGAAGCGGGCGACGAAGACCTCGCAGCCCCCTTCGTCGATGAACCCCACCAGGCGACCGCCCGCGCGGGCCAACGCCCCCGCGATTTCAGCCTCCGTCTTGTAGACCACCTGGGCCCGTCTGGCCAGGAAGGCCAGGGCGGCGGCGTCCAGATCGGCCGACTCGGCCAGCAGGGCGGCGGGCACTGTGGCCTTACCCACGGTCCCCCTCCTTGCGGATCATGGCCACGGTGCCGGCGATGGCGACGCCCGCCGTCGAGATGATCTGCCATACCCCCGGCTCCAGATGGACGCCGGCGGCGGCGGCGATGGCGGCGATCCCGGCCCATGTGCTGGGTTCCTTGAGGCGGTCGATGATGGCGTTCGCGTTCATCCGCGCGTCTCCCGATAAAAGGCGTGCCGCCCGATCCGCGCCGTCTCGATCATGCTTTTGGCCCAGGACGGGTCGACCAGCTTGGGGTTGATGTAATGGGTGGCCCCGCCGGTGTTGTCGACCAGCCGGCCGGCCAGGGCGTCGCGGGCGATGGCGAGGCAGTCGGCGAAGGCCTTGTCCGCTTCCGTCACCGCCAGCATCTTCGGCAGGTTCTGGTCGCTCCCGTTCCAGCAACTGAACTGCAGGGGTTGGAGGCAGACTTCCTTGGGCGTTTCACCCCACCAGAAGCGGGTGCCCTTGCGGCGGCGATGGGCCTGGGCGCGGGCGGCCCGATTCAGGATCACGCAGGCGACCGCCACGCGGCCCTCAT
Encoded here:
- a CDS encoding ArsR family transcriptional regulator, producing the protein MSFGTTLREHQRIAILRALTEAPGYMANLSVLVDALAPFGLMVTRDGLAVEASWLHEQGLVQLGLVAAVPTLALTDRGLDVAQGRAIVPGVKRPSPGSAAMSVASMLAKGP
- a CDS encoding DUF1804 family protein is translated as MSRHGPEKRQALRAAYVHRRLPLPAAAAECGVPFDTARKWKDKARRDGDDWDKARAAGAMAGEAAVVLVRALIEDFINLHQSVLDAVKGDGEMPALAKVQALSMLADAFSKTMAAAGKAAPELSALAVAQEVLRMLGDFIRNNYPKHGPAFVEVLEPFGAEVAKRYG
- a CDS encoding cell wall hydrolase, with amino-acid sequence MSVDPDSLPDPHDLSEEQVLARTLWGEARGEKHEGRVAVACVILNRAARAQAHRRRKGTRFWWGETPKEVCLQPLQFSCWNGSDQNLPKMLAVTEADKAFADCLAIARDALAGRLVDNTGGATHYINPKLVDPSWAKSMIETARIGRHAFYRETRG
- a CDS encoding DUF2730 domain-containing protein encodes the protein MDDVLKYWPVAVTLFNVAFLVAGWALMKTFATKKELDEEGKARATAETRITIIEERLKNHPDHDDLGDIHERINEALSGISQAIAGISGLVASVRSLENQVGVLLEVKVREGK
- a CDS encoding TraR/DksA C4-type zinc finger protein; the protein is MADEADMAGDLEQRERDALIRGRQVDTWVPGLAAAATPLAGHDPAVRAGLLAEARLCAACGEAIPVERLRARPDAILCIECQAEYEGP
- the terL gene encoding phage terminase large subunit — protein: MGKLTVRQFEKGLADYAADFRAQIEAGVDGLDPSLAARQARKDKAESDFGFFARTYFPHYIRPHADGRPVEPSAFQRWIIDRLPELVRQDDSVSQVIVAPRGEAKTTYLVIFVLWCMVFRLKRFIFYISDTYDQAAVLIEAIKAELEVNPRIAMDFPDAAGAGRVWKEGEIVTKGDVKLKARGSGQRVRGFKHGPWRPDLIIGDDLENDENVKKPEQRDKQESWLDKGVANLGEAGAKCDVILVGTVLHYDAVIMRQKAKPMWDSKVFQAIVKWPDNMAIWDQWAGMLKVDGPAAARAFHAEWRSEMERGAVVSWPDKRPLLLLMELREKVGHSAFDSEYQNDPLNADDAPFAAIQFWTDRSGDWLYFGALDPSLGKNNRGNDPSAILVGAFDRERGRMDVIEAGIRRRLPDTIIADVIEMQRRHRCLAWFVETVQFQEFLRTELMRRAIREGVPLSAVAVQPTTDKVLRILGLQIPVKDGLIRLHPHQQTLMSQLRHFPMADHDDGPDALEMLWTGAVGFVRGAGGIRTGGERDTAGRDPGRAMAGVPGEGFRTVRY
- a CDS encoding lipase family protein; its protein translation is MGKATVPAALLAESADLDAAALAFLARRAQVVYKTEAEIAGALARAGGRLVGFIDEGGCEVFVARFGESEGCTFTVVAFRGTEPRQEPADIVADLDVRRESLSMGLIEGDGESHKVKVHAGFQRGVDAVATRLGRLLDAAYRLGPVYGCGHSKGGAETVLAAALWPWIFRAIATFGAPRCLNAEGAAAFRRHSSTRHYRVVNRCDMVPLVPPALTGWCHDREAVYIDGDGGIHWGLGAGSEWMLRSLDYRPGRGVLDHYVDRYIEALDKAAADG